The Acidobacteriota bacterium genome segment GGGGGAGAACGTGGAGTATGTGACGGGCATGAGAATCAAGCCGGCTTCGCAGCCGGAGATGACCGGGGAGAACATCATAGCTCTCTGCGACACTGACGAACGGTCGGCGGCAGCTTCGGCTCCGAGGCGCCGGAATCCTCCCGGGCACGCCCTCGCCCGCTATGGACAAGCTAAGAAGTTCCACGATTACCGGCAGATGCTCGACGAGCTGGACCGCCAGATCGACGCCGTGGTGGTGAGCACGCCGGACCACACCCATGCTCCGGCCAGTGTTGCGGCCATGCGGCGCGGCAAGCACGTCTACTGCGAGAAGCCGGGAGCCATTTCGGTCTTCGAGGCCCGTATGCTGGCCAAGGTGGCCGCCGAGCAGCAGGTGGCGACCCAGTTGGGAACCCAGATCCACGCTTCGGGCAACTACCGCCGCATCGTCGAATTGGTCCGCGGCGGAGCCATCGGTACGGTGAAGAGTTGCCATATTTGGGTCCGCTCGGGACGCAAGCCGATTGACCGTCCGACCGAGACTCCACCTGTCCCCGAAGGGCTTCATTGGGACCTTTTCCTGGGGGCGGCTCCTTACCGCGCCTATCACCCCACCTATTCCCGGGGTTGCGGCGGCAACTGGCAGCGCTGGTGGGATTTCGGCACCGGCAGTCTGGGCAACGCCGCCACCCATTTCTTCAACTTGGCCTTCTGGGCTCTGAAGCTCCGCTATCCCGACTCGGTGGAGGCGGAGGGTCCGCCACCGCATCCTGAGACGGTTCCCGAGCGGCTCCATGTCCGTTACCGGTTCCCCGCGCGCGGCGAGATGCCGCCGGTGACCCTGACCTGGACCCAAGGCAGTCAGCCGCCGCCGGTTTTTGCGGAAAACGACTTCCCCGACTGGCCCTGGGGCGTCTTCGTGGGGACCGAAGGAATGCTGCTGGTGAACTACCCGCAGCGGATGCTCTGGCCTGCGGAGAAGTTCAAGGGCTTCGTGCCGCCCAAGCCGAGCATTCCCCCGTCCATCGGCGCGGAAATCGGCCGCCGCCCGGAGTGGATGGCCGCCTACAAGCACCACGAATCGTGGCGGCGAACGTCTGAAGTCGGCCATCGCGCCGAGTGGATTGCCGCTTGCAAATCCGGGAGTCCGACGAGCTGCCATTTCGGCTATTCCGGTCCCATCTCGGAGGCGGTCAACCTGGGCGCCGTTGCCTACCGCACCGGAGCCAAACTCGACTGGGACGCGGACAACCTGCGGGTCGCCAATTCTCCCGAGGCCAATGCGCTGCTGCGCAAGGAATACCGTTCCGGTTGGAAGTTGTGATCTCGACGGAATGCCTGCTGCCCGCTCCATGACGGATGACCTCGGTTTTCCGGATCCTGGATTCGGCCGGGCCGGCCATCCACGGAAAGCCGTTCCGGGACCGGGGATCAAACCCAGAGGATGGGGAAGCGAACAAAGGGGACAGTCTGTTTTTCCGAGTTCATTCCTGTCCTTCGAAAGACGGCAGGATCTCCGGCGGCAGGGGCTCGTCAAAGTCTTCCGAGATGTAAGCGCGGCCTTCCCAGCCTCCAGGTTGCCGCGGAGCGGCTCTCTGCCGGAGGGGCCCCAGACGAGCTACGGGCTTTCCGGACCTGGCGATGATGATTTCCTCTCCTCCGGCAGCCCGATCGACGAGCCGGGAGAGAGGCGAATTGGCTTCGTTTAGATTGTAGACCGTCGTAGCCATGTCCAACTCCGAAGTTGGTCAACCCTGGTCGAACATATTCTGCCGGATTCTCGTCCGTCAACGTCAGTGCCGGTCAGGTCGATGGTGTCCTCGGCTCGAATTGACGCCGGCCCAAAAATGTTGTGTGATTCTGCGCGTCCAATAACCTGCGGCGGCCGCCGGCGCCGGGTCGAGTGGGCACGTTCCACCAAGGAATCAATCGAGGAGAAGATCCATGAAGAAAGCTCTCGTCATTGCAGCAGTTCTTATGACTCAGTTCTCTCTGGAGGCCCAGGAGGATCTCCGCGGGACCGCCGAGGTGACCTTGAAGGGGAAGAAGGTCTCCATCGAGTATGGGCGTCCCTCTTTGCGGGGCCGCGACATGCTGGGCATGGCCAAACCGGAAATGGTCTGGCGCATGGGCATGAACGCGCCCACCACCATGAAGACGGAAGCGAATCTCGTCTCCGGCGGAGTCTCGATTCCCGCTGGCGATTACAAGCTGCAGGCCAAGTGCATCGGCCCCGACCAGTGGGAGTTGCTCTTGAATGGAGGCGAGTTGGTGGTTCCCATCAAGACGGAAGTCGTCGACGCCAACGTGGAGACGTTCACCATCTATCTCCTCCGCAGCAGATACGGGCAGGACACGGGCGGGGCCAGATTGAGGGCGGACTGGGGCAACAAGAGGTTGACGGCTGAGTTCAAAGTCTCGGACTGAACGCCCGAGGCGGAGCATTCGGGCGGTTGCGGAGCCGGTCGGATTCTCCGGAGCCGGCCTGGTCTACGGGAAGTTCGAGATCAGTATCCGGAACCCTCGCGCATGGCGCCGGGCGCCTGCGGTTCGATGACGCCGCAAGCCAAGGTTGCGACGGTCTCTCCTCCGGCCGTCATGATGACCACCGAGCGTCCGACCACCGATCGAGGCCCCTCCGACAAGGCGATCTGGTGAACGTCGGTCATGAAGTGCGCCATTCCGCTTTCGTCGGCTTCGATCTCGCCCAATTGACCGGCGGGATTCCCGGAGCCGGATCCTTCGGGGTCGAAAATTGCGCCCGCGCCGGCTCCGTCCCCCGAGCTGCAATCGCCCACCTCGTTCACGTGCAGGCCGTATCGCCCCGGCGACAGTCCGGTCACGTGAGCCATGACGTGGATTCCACCACCCATCTCCTCGAAGGCGACGATTCCTTCGGTGTCGTTTCCTTCGGTGGGATGGAGAATGGCGGCCGCCGCCAGACCGGTATCGGCCTCCATTGCCCCTTCGGGTCCGGTCGAGTCGACCTCGTCGGAAACCGGTCCGCAGGACAGAGCCAGGAAAACCATACCGATCGGCACCACGCCTCTTCGCGCTGTTTTATTCATGATGACGCTCTCCATCCTTGTTTGGGTTGCCTTCCGCCCCGCAATTCCCGCTGGGCCGCCGAGTGCATGCCGGT includes the following:
- a CDS encoding superoxide dismutase family protein; amino-acid sequence: MNKTARRGVVPIGMVFLALSCGPVSDEVDSTGPEGAMEADTGLAAAAILHPTEGNDTEGIVAFEEMGGGIHVMAHVTGLSPGRYGLHVNEVGDCSSGDGAGAGAIFDPEGSGSGNPAGQLGEIEADESGMAHFMTDVHQIALSEGPRSVVGRSVVIMTAGGETVATLACGVIEPQAPGAMREGSGY
- a CDS encoding DUF2911 domain-containing protein, with the translated sequence MKKALVIAAVLMTQFSLEAQEDLRGTAEVTLKGKKVSIEYGRPSLRGRDMLGMAKPEMVWRMGMNAPTTMKTEANLVSGGVSIPAGDYKLQAKCIGPDQWELLLNGGELVVPIKTEVVDANVETFTIYLLRSRYGQDTGGARLRADWGNKRLTAEFKVSD
- a CDS encoding Gfo/Idh/MocA family oxidoreductase encodes the protein MANQLKRRRFLGTAGRAAAGFVILRDSRSVWGYPANEKLNIAAVGVGGMGAWNLAHMAGENVEYVTGMRIKPASQPEMTGENIIALCDTDERSAAASAPRRRNPPGHALARYGQAKKFHDYRQMLDELDRQIDAVVVSTPDHTHAPASVAAMRRGKHVYCEKPGAISVFEARMLAKVAAEQQVATQLGTQIHASGNYRRIVELVRGGAIGTVKSCHIWVRSGRKPIDRPTETPPVPEGLHWDLFLGAAPYRAYHPTYSRGCGGNWQRWWDFGTGSLGNAATHFFNLAFWALKLRYPDSVEAEGPPPHPETVPERLHVRYRFPARGEMPPVTLTWTQGSQPPPVFAENDFPDWPWGVFVGTEGMLLVNYPQRMLWPAEKFKGFVPPKPSIPPSIGAEIGRRPEWMAAYKHHESWRRTSEVGHRAEWIAACKSGSPTSCHFGYSGPISEAVNLGAVAYRTGAKLDWDADNLRVANSPEANALLRKEYRSGWKL
- a CDS encoding type II toxin-antitoxin system prevent-host-death family antitoxin, with translation MATTVYNLNEANSPLSRLVDRAAGGEEIIIARSGKPVARLGPLRQRAAPRQPGGWEGRAYISEDFDEPLPPEILPSFEGQE